In one window of Parafrankia discariae DNA:
- a CDS encoding DNA methyltransferase, whose protein sequence is MTFRANRGVGRHGWLRLTPAYGVRLVRGRISHLPTGSVITDPFSGTGTTPLAAAELGHHGQSADLNPFLVWLGRAKVRRYPRQTLAEAATAAADAGRVAAHTGRDTELWRPNLFRIEKWWSPGALHALSALRAAIDAYSGPVGDLLQIALCRVLIAVSNAAFNHQSMSFKAAAGSGPGPFDPAAAAAAIALFGTEAAALIESARVDLPGSATVHEGDSRSVVPDLRETDLVLTSPPYVNRMSYIRELRPYMYWLRYLDRAGDAGALDWRAIGGTWGSATSNLRSWTAATPTPVDDALEAVCARIAADGDRNGPLLATYVRKYHHDMWLHFQAVTPLVKPGGQVSYIVGNSTFYGHGVPAQDWYALMLRELGYADVEVEVIRKRNSNKALFEFDVRARRP, encoded by the coding sequence ATGACATTCCGGGCCAACCGGGGTGTGGGGCGGCACGGCTGGCTTCGGCTCACGCCCGCCTATGGCGTCCGGCTCGTGCGGGGGCGTATCTCCCACCTGCCCACCGGCTCGGTCATCACCGACCCGTTCTCCGGAACGGGAACGACCCCGCTCGCCGCGGCCGAGCTCGGTCATCACGGCCAGAGCGCCGACCTCAATCCCTTCCTCGTCTGGCTCGGGCGGGCCAAGGTCCGCAGATACCCGCGGCAGACCCTGGCGGAGGCGGCCACCGCGGCCGCCGACGCCGGGCGGGTGGCCGCCCACACGGGCCGTGACACCGAGTTGTGGCGGCCGAACCTCTTCCGGATAGAAAAATGGTGGAGCCCCGGGGCGCTGCACGCGCTCAGCGCACTCCGGGCGGCGATCGACGCATATTCCGGGCCGGTGGGTGATCTCCTGCAGATCGCACTGTGCCGGGTACTGATCGCCGTCAGCAACGCGGCCTTCAATCATCAGTCCATGTCGTTCAAGGCCGCTGCCGGGAGCGGGCCCGGCCCCTTCGACCCGGCCGCGGCCGCGGCCGCTATCGCGCTGTTCGGCACCGAGGCGGCAGCACTGATCGAATCCGCCCGGGTCGACCTGCCGGGCTCCGCCACCGTCCACGAGGGCGATTCGCGCTCCGTCGTGCCGGATCTGCGGGAAACCGATCTCGTGCTGACCAGCCCGCCCTACGTGAACCGCATGTCCTACATCCGTGAACTCCGGCCGTACATGTACTGGCTGCGCTACCTCGACCGCGCCGGCGACGCCGGCGCGCTGGACTGGCGCGCGATCGGCGGCACCTGGGGGAGCGCCACGTCGAACCTGCGCTCGTGGACGGCGGCCACGCCGACCCCGGTCGACGACGCGCTGGAGGCCGTCTGCGCGCGGATCGCGGCCGACGGCGACCGGAACGGTCCGCTGTTGGCGACCTATGTGCGGAAATACCACCATGACATGTGGCTGCACTTCCAGGCCGTCACGCCACTGGTGAAACCCGGCGGCCAGGTTTCCTACATCGTCGGGAACTCGACGTTCTATGGTCACGGTGTCCCGGCTCAGGACTGGTATGCGTTGATGCTGCGCGAGCTCGGGTACGCGGACGTCGAGGTGGAGGTTATTCGCAAGCGGAACTCGAACAAGGCCCTGTTCGAGTTCGATGTCCGGGCCCGCCGGCCGTGA
- a CDS encoding response regulator transcription factor, with the protein MYFTAPRVLVVDDDAVIRQLVVVNLELEGFEVHTAVDGADCLERVHEIAPHVITLDIMMPRVNGWDVAARLRDDPVTADIKVIMLTARAQEADIKRGARLGVDYYLTKPFDPDMLIGVVSRLAAGQPV; encoded by the coding sequence GTGTACTTCACCGCCCCCCGGGTGCTCGTCGTCGACGACGACGCCGTGATCCGTCAGCTCGTGGTCGTCAACCTCGAACTGGAAGGCTTCGAGGTGCACACCGCTGTCGACGGAGCCGACTGCCTCGAGCGCGTCCATGAGATCGCGCCGCATGTGATCACCCTCGACATCATGATGCCGAGGGTGAACGGTTGGGATGTCGCGGCGCGGCTGCGCGACGATCCGGTCACCGCCGACATCAAGGTGATCATGTTGACCGCGCGCGCCCAGGAGGCGGACATCAAGCGTGGTGCCCGGCTGGGCGTCGACTACTACCTGACCAAGCCGTTCGACCCCGACATGCTGATCGGGGTGGTCAGCAGGCTCGCGGCGGGTCAGCCGGTCTGA